Proteins encoded within one genomic window of Glycine soja cultivar W05 chromosome 1, ASM419377v2, whole genome shotgun sequence:
- the LOC114420181 gene encoding ribosomal RNA small subunit methyltransferase, mitochondrial-like — MLGASRRVVGFIPRRLRSVRQLHGDGDGDGDGEEALRFYKSRGQHIFINPRILDTIFRRSAINPTDTVLEIGPGTGNLTLKLLEAAHKVVAIEIDHRMVQVLEKRVLQRGLQDKLRVIERDAMRAPFPRFDLVVANIPYRISSPLVIKLVYGATPFRSATLLLQKEFARRLLTCPGDSGGFNRLSANVKLVADVELVMDVSKRDFLPSPKVDSSVVIIRPKPQIPNVDLHEWRAFTRTCFSSNRNKTLGALFKLKGKVFELFKISNGNDECSPHKGDEAQDERGLALFKEKIIGVVTSGGFEDKRPAKLSLQELLHLLSLFNQAGIYFNHRGRHKIEDTFDTDDE; from the exons ATGCTTGGTGCCTCTAGACGCGTAGTTGGATTCATTCCTCGGAGGTTACGATCAGTGCGGCAATTGCATGGAGATGGGGATGGCGATGGCGATGGCGAAGAAGCTCTACGTTTCTACAAGAGCAGAGGCCAACACATTTTCATCAACCCTCGAATTCTGGACACCATCTTTCGGAGATCCGCGATAAACCCCACCGACACGGTCCTCGAAATCGGACCCGGCACCGGCAACCTCACCCTCAAGCTTCTCGAAGCCGCGCACAAGGTCGTAGCTATCGAGATCGACCACCGCATGGTCCAGGTTCTCGAGAAGCGCGTCCTCCAACGCGGCCTCCAAGACAAGCTCAGG GTTATAGAAAGAGATGCAATGAGAGCCCCGTTCCCGCGGTTTGATCTTGTTGTGGCCAACATTCCTTACCGGATATCTTCCCCTCTCGTGATTAAACTGGTGTATGGAGCGACGCCGTTTAGGAGTGCCACGCTTCTGCTTCAGAAAGAGTTCGCTCGGAGGTTACTGACTTGCCCCGGTGACTCCGGTGGGTTTAACCGGTTGTCGGCGAATGTGAAGCTTGTGGCTGACGTGGAGCTTGTGATGGACGTAAGCAAGAGGGACTTTCTCCCTTCTCCTAAAGTTGACTCTTCTGTGGTCATAATCCGCCCCAAGCCTCAAATTCCCAATGTGGATCTCCATGAGTGGAGGGCTTTCACCCGGACTTGTTTTAGTAGTAACAGGAACAAGACACTTGGGGCATTGTTTAAGCTCAAGGGGAAAGTTTTTGAGTTGTTCAAAATCTCCAATGGAAATGATGAATGTTCTCCCCACAAGGGTGATGAGGCTCAAGATGAACGAGGGTTGGCCTTGTTCAAGGAAAAGATTATTGGAGTGGTTACATCGGGTGGGTTTGAAGATAAAAGGCCTGCAAAACTTTCTCTCCAGGAGCTTCTGCATTTGCTCTCTTTGTTCAATCAAGCTGGCATTTATTTTAATCACCGTGGACGTCACAAGATTGAAGATACGTTTGACACCGATGATGAATAG